A single region of the Pontibacter kalidii genome encodes:
- a CDS encoding fibronectin type III domain-containing protein, with the protein MKISINKMVIRLLTGWVLLLVTLSASAQTEATKIAVLARPAKDSVALRWAPETAAAWQFLNRNGYTIRRFTILRDGKLIDKPEELLLTPRAIKPLPLDAWEPMVIADDKYATIAAQALYGTEFMVTQQADMGVGELMNRLQENESRFSFALFSADQSFEVARMMGLGYVDKTAKPNEKYLYRIYPALADEFIKVDTGGVFTGFADYAPLPKPIDLRLDAQEKGVMVSWNQEVFTGIYTTYLVERSEDKGKTFVAVNDAPVVNASAGAVQEARRATKLDTVSAIDRRLVYRVKGVSPFGEIGPPSDTVSVMAFHHLKVSPKIERAEAIDNRMVELDWSMPVTDAAMLGFDVERSSNPDNGFQKLNTNRLSAATFTLTDKNPKSGNYYRVRAYGASEENTVSFPVFVQLVDSIPPAAPVLLAGEITEEGIVKLTWKDNTEPDLLGYRVYRANSLNQEFVQVTRKAVEAAAYTDTIQVKTLAKAIYYKVVAIDTRFNPSDFSEPVELKRPDVLPPAPPSFTGVTSETSGVLLAWNRSASDDVAKQEIYRTENGKENWVLLAELPDTTQVYADASADAKVTYTYKVRAIDNATLFTDSKPFSGKRLDTGLKPAVAAIKATADREKMQIVLRWDYREADIKSFLIYRAEPGKPLRLYKTLSAQQSELLDTNLYINTIYQYRIKVLFADGSESGFSKVVEVNF; encoded by the coding sequence ATGAAGATAAGTATCAATAAGATGGTCATAAGGTTATTGACGGGGTGGGTACTGCTATTGGTAACGCTATCTGCCTCTGCGCAAACAGAGGCAACAAAAATTGCAGTTCTTGCCCGTCCTGCCAAAGACTCCGTTGCGTTGCGGTGGGCTCCGGAGACAGCGGCAGCCTGGCAGTTTCTGAATAGAAATGGCTATACCATACGGCGCTTCACCATTTTAAGAGATGGGAAGTTAATAGATAAGCCTGAGGAACTGCTGCTTACTCCCCGGGCAATTAAGCCTTTGCCATTAGATGCTTGGGAACCGATGGTAATTGCAGACGATAAGTATGCTACCATTGCTGCTCAGGCATTGTATGGTACTGAATTCATGGTAACACAGCAGGCAGACATGGGAGTAGGCGAACTGATGAATAGGCTGCAAGAGAATGAATCCCGCTTTTCGTTCGCGCTGTTTAGTGCCGATCAGTCTTTCGAAGTGGCCCGGATGATGGGTCTGGGATATGTAGATAAAACTGCCAAGCCCAACGAGAAATACCTCTATCGCATTTACCCGGCTCTGGCAGATGAGTTTATCAAAGTAGACACAGGGGGTGTGTTTACCGGCTTTGCTGATTACGCACCATTGCCCAAACCAATTGATCTGCGGTTAGATGCACAGGAAAAAGGGGTTATGGTCAGCTGGAACCAAGAGGTCTTTACCGGCATCTACACCACTTACCTGGTTGAAAGATCTGAAGACAAAGGCAAAACTTTTGTTGCTGTTAACGATGCCCCAGTAGTGAATGCCTCGGCTGGTGCAGTGCAAGAGGCGCGCAGGGCAACAAAACTAGATACCGTTTCTGCTATTGACAGGCGACTGGTATACCGTGTAAAGGGAGTCTCTCCATTTGGGGAGATAGGGCCTCCGTCGGATACAGTCAGCGTCATGGCTTTCCACCACTTAAAAGTGTCTCCTAAGATCGAGCGGGCAGAGGCAATAGATAACAGAATGGTAGAACTAGACTGGAGTATGCCGGTTACCGATGCGGCTATGCTTGGCTTTGATGTGGAACGATCATCCAATCCGGACAATGGGTTTCAGAAACTAAATACGAATAGGTTGAGCGCTGCTACCTTTACTTTAACGGATAAAAATCCGAAGAGTGGCAACTATTACCGGGTACGGGCATATGGGGCATCTGAAGAAAATACGGTGTCGTTCCCGGTATTTGTGCAGTTAGTGGATAGTATACCTCCTGCTGCTCCAGTATTATTGGCTGGTGAAATAACCGAAGAGGGCATTGTAAAGCTCACCTGGAAAGATAATACAGAACCAGATTTACTTGGCTACAGGGTGTACAGGGCCAACAGTCTTAACCAGGAATTTGTGCAGGTCACCAGAAAAGCGGTTGAAGCCGCTGCATATACCGATACCATCCAGGTGAAAACGCTTGCTAAGGCTATCTATTACAAAGTGGTTGCCATCGATACCAGGTTTAATCCTTCCGATTTCTCCGAACCTGTAGAGCTTAAAAGGCCAGATGTGCTGCCTCCGGCTCCTCCTTCATTTACCGGTGTTACCTCAGAAACTTCGGGCGTTCTTTTAGCCTGGAACCGTAGTGCCAGCGATGATGTGGCTAAACAAGAGATTTATCGCACCGAGAATGGCAAAGAAAACTGGGTGCTCTTAGCTGAGTTACCGGACACCACACAGGTTTATGCCGATGCCTCCGCCGATGCAAAAGTGACTTATACTTATAAAGTCCGAGCTATTGATAACGCCACACTTTTCACAGACTCTAAACCATTCTCAGGGAAAAGACTGGATACAGGACTTAAGCCGGCTGTTGCTGCTATCAAAGCTACTGCTGACAGAGAGAAAATGCAGATTGTATTGCGCTGGGATTATAGAGAGGCCGATATCAAAAGTTTTCTTATTTACAGAGCGGAGCCTGGCAAGCCGTTACGCCTCTACAAAACCCTGAGCGCGCAACAAAGTGAACTCCTGGATACAAACTTATACATCAACACTATTTACCAATACCGCATCAAAGTGCTTTTTGCTGACGGCAGTGAAAGCGGCTTTAGTAAGGTGGTTGAGGTGAATTTCTAG